TTAAATCAAAACAGTAAGCACAATAGGATTTCTGTCTCTTTCTGAAAGAGATTAAGACAAGCTGATAAAATCGGATTTACAGACAAGCGACTACCGAAGACGCTTTGCTCGATTTTTTACTGCCGGAAAAAAATTAATCTATCCTGAGCTGGATCATGAAAATGAGTTGGGGTTAAAAATAGGCGATGGTTTGTAGACTGCGCATCCGTCCAAAAATAAGAACTCGCCGTTGTATTCAAAATATAATTCTGACTGTTATTAGAATATCAAAATTTAATTACGATATTTTTCAAATAACATGACCCATGTTCACCTTTTAATCTAATTTTTTGCCCGCCGGCTTTGTAACTATGTCTTTTCGCAACAACTTGCACCCCGTCAACCGCCGATGTTCCTTCAACGTCTCTTATCTTCACTTGCAACAATTAACCGACATACTCATGCAGCATATTGATGGTACTTCAGCCCCGAACGCCCGGCGGGAATGGCTTAAAAAAGCGTCCTTGCTGGGATCGGCCCTGCTGGCTGGCCACGCCCCCGAAGCCGCACCTCAACCGGCTCCCGTCGTCCGGCGGATTCCGATCAGTGTTTCGAGCTATTCGTACTGGCATTTTACCCCCGATAAGTTTCCGATCGAAAAAGTCATTGAAGAAGCCGCCCGGCTGGGGTTTGACGGCGTTGAAGTACTCCACCGCCAGATGGCCGACGAATCCGTTGCCTACCAGAACAAGCTGAAGCGCCTGGCTTTCGACAGTGGTCTTTCCATGCCGCTGCTCTCGATTCACCAGAATTTCCTTCAGCCGGATCTGACGAAACGAAAAGCCGATATTGAGCATACGTTTAAGTGCATCAACATCGCGACCCAGATGGGTATTCCCTGCGTTCGGATGAATACCGGCAGTTGGGGAACCATCAAGAATAAACGGCAAACGGATTATTATCAAACCGGTATTGAGCCGCCCATTCAGGGGTATACGGACGAGGACGGCATCAAGTGGGTGATTGACGGCATGGGTGAATGCCTGAAATACGCGGAAAAGGCGGGCGTCGTGCTGGCGCTGGAAAATCACTGGGGCCTTTCGTCGAATACGGAGTATCTGCTGCGCATGTACAATGCGCTAAAAAGCTCCCCGGCTATGGGCCTGAACGTCGACACGGGCAATTTTGTCGGGGAACCGTACAGCGGCCTCGAAAAACTGGCCCCCTACGCCACCATCGTTCAGGCGAAAACCTACTACGGCGGGGGCACCTTCTACGACAAGGACATGGACTACACCCGCATCGGGCGAATTTTCCAGAAAGCCAATTTTAAAGGATTTGTTTCGCTGGAGTTTGAAGGGAAAGAGGACCCGAATACGGCCGTTCCGAAAAGCCTGGAAGTGCTCCGGAAAGCGTTTACCTACACGGTTTA
This Larkinella insperata DNA region includes the following protein-coding sequences:
- a CDS encoding sugar phosphate isomerase/epimerase family protein, producing the protein MQHIDGTSAPNARREWLKKASLLGSALLAGHAPEAAPQPAPVVRRIPISVSSYSYWHFTPDKFPIEKVIEEAARLGFDGVEVLHRQMADESVAYQNKLKRLAFDSGLSMPLLSIHQNFLQPDLTKRKADIEHTFKCINIATQMGIPCVRMNTGSWGTIKNKRQTDYYQTGIEPPIQGYTDEDGIKWVIDGMGECLKYAEKAGVVLALENHWGLSSNTEYLLRMYNALKSSPAMGLNVDTGNFVGEPYSGLEKLAPYATIVQAKTYYGGGTFYDKDMDYTRIGRIFQKANFKGFVSLEFEGKEDPNTAVPKSLEVLRKAFTYTV